The Thiomonas sp. FB-Cd genome includes a window with the following:
- a CDS encoding ABC transporter ATP-binding protein, with protein sequence MSSELLHLAGVNKRFGGLVVLNDVTFGVSPGEILGLVGPNGSGKTTTINLISGMYRADAGSIVFDGHSINRLPMFRRARLGINRTFQVPKVFRDMTVRENIEVAAHFGRAHEADVDTILADVDLIPKADKLAGSLTVNQQKQLDLGRALATNPKLLLVDEIGAGLNPAELGAIAALLQKLAARGIALIVVEHLLDFLNRITERVIVLGAGRMLFQGSLAQASHDPEVVAAFIGG encoded by the coding sequence ATGTCTTCTGAACTCCTGCACCTTGCCGGGGTGAACAAGCGCTTCGGTGGACTCGTGGTTCTGAACGATGTGACGTTCGGTGTTTCGCCCGGCGAGATCCTGGGCCTTGTCGGTCCCAACGGCTCGGGCAAGACGACGACCATCAACCTGATTTCGGGTATGTACCGCGCCGATGCCGGCTCGATCGTCTTCGACGGCCACAGCATCAATCGCTTGCCCATGTTCCGCCGCGCCCGACTGGGCATCAATCGCACGTTCCAGGTGCCCAAGGTGTTTCGGGACATGACGGTGCGCGAGAACATCGAAGTGGCCGCCCACTTCGGGCGCGCGCATGAGGCCGACGTGGATACGATCCTGGCCGATGTCGATCTCATCCCGAAAGCCGACAAACTCGCCGGTTCGCTCACGGTCAACCAGCAAAAGCAGCTTGATTTGGGCCGTGCGCTGGCAACCAACCCGAAGCTGCTGCTGGTGGACGAGATCGGCGCTGGACTGAACCCGGCTGAACTCGGCGCCATCGCTGCGCTGCTGCAGAAGCTGGCGGCGCGCGGCATTGCGCTCATCGTTGTGGAGCACCTTCTCGATTTTCTCAACCGCATCACCGAGCGTGTCATTGTGCTTGGCGCCGGTCGCATGCTGTTTCAGGGCTCGCTTGCCCAGGCGTCGCATGACCCGGAAGTGGTTGCCGCCTTCATCGGAGGCTGA
- a CDS encoding GIDE domain-containing protein, whose amino-acid sequence MARWLPHDPEGAVILLFAAVLGAVQFFRLQRRRRLMEDTPTARIRSAAQGYVELSGRVRLPDAPLHSPLTATPCAWWRFRIERRKSEGRNAGWELEQRGVSEAQFWLDDESGRCIVDPAGAEVRAVNHRSWVGATPVLIPESPGTTIWSGDAEHRYTEELILPGETLYALGQFTSIDPLQTSARDDLRDLVIAWKAEPARRAAFDSNGDGELDAAEFDQLRSAAAQQVAVNRREEAARPQTHVLHKPPGRQIFLLSTVPAQRLGTRLRWQSWAWLAASLIAAGLAGSTLLG is encoded by the coding sequence ATGGCGCGATGGCTGCCGCATGACCCCGAAGGCGCTGTCATTCTGCTCTTTGCGGCAGTCCTCGGCGCGGTGCAGTTTTTCCGGCTGCAGCGCCGCAGGCGGCTCATGGAGGACACCCCCACTGCGCGCATCCGCTCGGCTGCACAGGGTTATGTGGAGCTCAGTGGCCGGGTGCGGCTGCCCGATGCGCCATTGCACTCGCCGCTCACGGCCACACCCTGCGCCTGGTGGCGGTTTCGCATCGAGCGGCGCAAAAGTGAGGGGCGCAACGCCGGCTGGGAGCTTGAGCAGCGCGGCGTCAGCGAGGCTCAGTTCTGGCTGGACGATGAAAGCGGGCGTTGCATTGTCGATCCCGCCGGCGCGGAGGTGCGCGCAGTCAACCACCGCTCCTGGGTGGGTGCCACGCCCGTGCTTATTCCGGAGTCTCCTGGAACGACGATTTGGTCGGGAGATGCCGAGCATCGCTACACCGAGGAACTGATCTTGCCTGGCGAAACCCTCTATGCCCTGGGCCAGTTCACCAGCATCGATCCGCTACAGACTTCGGCCCGCGACGATCTGCGCGATCTGGTCATTGCCTGGAAGGCCGAACCCGCCCGGCGCGCGGCATTCGACAGCAACGGCGACGGCGAGCTCGACGCCGCCGAGTTCGACCAACTGCGCTCAGCTGCGGCGCAGCAGGTTGCTGTGAACCGCCGCGAGGAGGCTGCCCGGCCGCAAACCCATGTGCTGCACAAGCCGCCAGGGCGCCAGATCTTTCTCCTGTCCACCGTGCCGGCACAAAGGCTTGGGACCCGTCTGCGCTGGCAATCCTGGGCATGGCTCGCGGCGTCCTTGATCGCCGCAGGGTTGGCTGGGTCGACGTTGCTGGGCTGA
- a CDS encoding nucleotide pyrophosphohydrolase: protein MDPSFSTDVKMPERSSCEEDAPLIDARGLAAKLEAFAVDRNWGQFHSPKNLVMALTGELGELTELFQWMTEDESRKACDDPAKAIKVEQELADVLLYLVRLADVLGVDLNRAASQKLKLNAEKYPIGRAYGSNKKYDEF, encoded by the coding sequence ATGGATCCATCGTTTTCAACGGACGTCAAGATGCCAGAACGAAGCTCCTGCGAGGAGGATGCCCCGCTCATCGATGCTCGCGGGCTTGCCGCAAAGCTCGAGGCATTCGCCGTTGATCGCAACTGGGGACAGTTCCATTCCCCAAAGAACCTCGTGATGGCGCTCACCGGTGAGCTTGGCGAACTGACGGAACTGTTTCAGTGGATGACCGAAGACGAATCCCGCAAGGCTTGCGACGATCCCGCCAAAGCGATCAAGGTCGAGCAGGAACTCGCGGATGTGCTGCTCTACCTCGTTCGGTTAGCGGACGTCTTAGGGGTCGATCTCAATCGGGCGGCATCTCAAAAGCTCAAGCTCAATGCCGAGAAATACCCCATTGGCAGGGCTTACGGCTCCAACAAAAAATATGACGAATTTTGA
- a CDS encoding branched-chain amino acid ABC transporter permease, with protein MHNSWLTRARPGAIVLVLVAAAFMLLPHVYGNQTLLFTLMTFIVLAQGLNLLYGFTGYLPFGYVGFFGCGAYATSLLVLHTHLPVFGCVAGGGLAAVLMALILGPLLRLSGAYFSIASLAASQILYFVVSNPNLADITGGPYGLKIEQVYAPGTSYGAMLGLLLVATAVAAYFRRSRFGMALRAMKQDPTSASMAGIDVVRVRLIVWLVSALVAGLAGGIYAWNLSVFYPDAVFTLQISVFAIVFALFGGVGTVIGPIVGAAVLYSLYSAIGISTPQYFQLIYGALIVLLVMFLPGGILSLFTRRGVHVF; from the coding sequence TTGCATAACTCCTGGTTGACTCGCGCACGCCCTGGCGCCATCGTGCTGGTGCTGGTGGCTGCCGCTTTCATGCTGCTGCCGCACGTCTACGGCAATCAGACCCTGCTGTTCACCCTGATGACCTTCATCGTGCTCGCTCAGGGTTTGAACCTGCTGTACGGCTTCACCGGCTACCTGCCCTTTGGCTATGTGGGCTTTTTCGGATGCGGCGCCTACGCCACGTCGCTTTTGGTCCTGCATACGCATTTGCCGGTGTTCGGCTGTGTGGCGGGCGGCGGGCTGGCCGCGGTGCTGATGGCGCTGATCCTTGGGCCGCTGCTGCGCCTGTCCGGCGCTTATTTTTCGATCGCCAGCCTGGCGGCGTCGCAAATTCTCTATTTCGTCGTGTCCAACCCCAATCTGGCCGATATCACCGGGGGACCCTACGGGCTGAAGATCGAGCAGGTCTATGCACCAGGCACCAGCTACGGGGCGATGCTCGGGCTCTTGCTGGTGGCCACGGCGGTCGCGGCCTATTTTCGGCGCTCGCGCTTCGGCATGGCCCTGCGCGCGATGAAGCAGGATCCCACGAGCGCCTCCATGGCCGGCATTGATGTTGTGCGCGTGCGACTCATCGTCTGGCTGGTGTCGGCGCTCGTGGCAGGCCTTGCGGGCGGCATTTATGCCTGGAACCTGTCGGTGTTCTACCCCGACGCGGTCTTCACCCTGCAAATCTCCGTATTCGCCATCGTGTTCGCGCTGTTCGGCGGCGTTGGCACGGTGATCGGGCCCATCGTCGGCGCCGCGGTTCTGTATTCGCTGTACTCGGCAATCGGCATTTCCACGCCGCAGTATTTCCAACTCATCTACGGCGCACTGATCGTCTTGCTGGTGATGTTCCTGCCCGGCGGGATTCTCTCGCTGTTTACACGCAGGGGCGTGCATGTCTTCTGA
- the ychF gene encoding redox-regulated ATPase YchF — protein sequence MSLKCGIVGLPNVGKSTLFNALTQSAIPAENYPFCTIEPNVGIVEVPDARMQRLADIVKPQRMVPAVVEFVDIAGLVAGASQGEGLGNQFLAHIRETDAIVNVVRCFDDENVVHVAGRVDPLADIGVIQTELCLADLGTVEKALVRMNKQGRAGDKEALKTAEVLQRCEKALNEARPVRAMGLSEDELALIKPLCLITAKPAMFVGNVMEDGFEHNPHLDRLREYAAREGAPVVAICAKLESELAGMTPEEKREFLAELGQDEPGLNRLIRAGYKLLGLQTYFTAGVKEVRAWTIPIGATAPQAAAVIHTDFERGFIRAQTIAFDDFIKYGGEQGAKDAGKMRAEGKDYVVKDGDVLNFLFNV from the coding sequence ATGAGCCTCAAATGCGGCATTGTGGGCCTGCCCAACGTGGGCAAGTCCACCCTTTTCAACGCGCTGACCCAAAGCGCCATCCCGGCCGAGAATTATCCCTTCTGCACCATCGAGCCGAATGTCGGCATCGTCGAAGTGCCCGATGCGCGCATGCAGAGGCTTGCCGATATCGTCAAGCCGCAGCGCATGGTGCCGGCCGTGGTCGAGTTTGTCGACATCGCCGGCCTGGTCGCGGGCGCCTCCCAAGGCGAGGGGCTTGGCAACCAGTTCCTTGCCCACATCCGCGAGACCGATGCCATCGTCAATGTGGTGCGTTGTTTCGACGACGAAAACGTGGTGCACGTGGCCGGACGCGTCGACCCGCTGGCCGATATCGGCGTGATCCAGACGGAACTCTGCCTGGCCGATCTTGGCACCGTGGAAAAGGCACTGGTGCGCATGAACAAGCAGGGCCGGGCGGGCGACAAGGAAGCGCTGAAAACGGCCGAAGTGCTGCAGCGCTGCGAGAAGGCGTTGAATGAGGCGCGGCCCGTGCGTGCCATGGGGCTGTCGGAGGATGAACTGGCCCTGATCAAGCCACTGTGTCTGATCACCGCCAAGCCGGCGATGTTCGTCGGCAACGTGATGGAGGACGGCTTCGAGCATAACCCGCACCTTGACCGCCTGCGGGAATACGCGGCTCGCGAGGGCGCGCCGGTGGTCGCCATCTGCGCCAAGCTGGAAAGCGAGCTGGCGGGAATGACGCCCGAGGAGAAGCGGGAGTTCCTGGCCGAGCTTGGCCAGGACGAGCCGGGGCTGAATCGGCTGATCCGCGCCGGCTACAAGTTGCTTGGGCTTCAGACCTACTTCACCGCGGGGGTGAAGGAAGTGCGCGCCTGGACGATTCCGATCGGTGCCACTGCGCCGCAGGCTGCTGCAGTGATCCACACCGATTTCGAGCGCGGTTTCATCCGCGCCCAGACCATTGCCTTCGACGATTTCATCAAGTACGGTGGCGAGCAGGGTGCCAAGGATGCCGGCAAGATGCGCGCCGAAGGCAAGGACTACGTCGTCAAGGATGGCGACGTTCTGAACTTCCTGTTTAACGTTTAG
- a CDS encoding branched-chain amino acid ABC transporter permease has translation MELLEYAIIGGILYGIFFSLVGIGLNLIFGVMRIINLAHGQFIVLGGYTAWLVSRHFGLNPLWAVPLSIVGAVVIGWPLYRAVVPRLQRSGDPEMLSFILFFGIGQIIEALTVLAFGADQRSLPSEALGAGNIGVLGQQFPDSWWWAAAVSLAAIAGLWAYFSHTRLGYATRAIMANRDEALATGIDVHRVSSIAFVAGLALAGIAGVFVPYLLGSVSPDLGNELTTTSFAIVIIGSLGNPLGTVVGGLVFGLGTMLMQTYYSSWSNVVPYALLLVIVLIRPSGLLGKAVRLA, from the coding sequence TTGGAACTGCTCGAATACGCCATCATCGGCGGCATTCTGTACGGCATCTTTTTTAGCTTGGTGGGCATCGGGCTGAATTTGATTTTCGGCGTCATGCGCATCATCAACCTGGCCCACGGACAGTTCATCGTTCTGGGCGGCTATACGGCATGGCTGGTTTCGCGGCACTTCGGACTCAATCCGTTGTGGGCGGTTCCGCTGTCGATCGTTGGTGCCGTCGTGATTGGGTGGCCGCTATACCGCGCCGTGGTGCCACGCCTGCAGCGCTCGGGCGACCCCGAGATGCTGTCCTTCATCCTGTTCTTTGGAATTGGGCAGATCATCGAGGCGCTCACCGTGCTTGCATTCGGTGCCGACCAGCGCTCGCTGCCGAGCGAGGCGCTGGGCGCAGGCAATATTGGCGTGCTCGGCCAGCAATTTCCGGATAGCTGGTGGTGGGCTGCAGCGGTGAGCCTGGCGGCGATCGCCGGGCTTTGGGCCTATTTCTCTCACACCCGCCTGGGCTACGCAACGCGCGCCATCATGGCGAACCGTGACGAAGCCCTTGCCACTGGCATCGATGTGCATCGGGTCTCGAGCATTGCCTTCGTGGCCGGCCTGGCGCTGGCGGGGATCGCAGGCGTTTTCGTGCCCTACCTGCTGGGCTCCGTGTCGCCCGATCTGGGCAACGAACTCACGACAACCTCATTTGCCATTGTCATCATCGGCTCGCTGGGCAACCCGCTGGGCACTGTGGTCGGCGGCCTGGTGTTTGGCCTGGGCACGATGCTGATGCAGACCTACTACTCGTCCTGGTCCAACGTTGTGCCCTACGCCCTGCTGCTCGTCATCGTCCTCATCAGACCATCCGGGCTGCTCGGAAAGGCGGTGCGCCTTGCATAA
- the rarD gene encoding EamA family transporter RarD, with amino-acid sequence MNPGVAYALGAYTLWGLFPLYFKLLHAVPAMQILAHRMVWSLLLVFGILLVRRRWTWMRLLREQPAVLARFAASALLLACNWGTYIWAVNHDHVVEASLGYYINPLMNVALGTVILHERLRPAQWVAVAIAACGVAWMTTEVGHVPWIALSLAVTFAGYSLLRKTAPLGSLEGLAVETAVLFPLALVYLGWEGAHGANAFATGNWSLRWLLIAAGPVTTIPLLLFAAGARRIPFSLLGILQYLTPTVLLGLGVWLYHEPFGVDKAIGFGLVWVGIAVYLAEGLVRLRWRSVAA; translated from the coding sequence ATGAATCCAGGCGTTGCTTACGCCCTGGGCGCCTACACATTGTGGGGCCTGTTTCCGCTGTATTTCAAGCTTCTGCATGCCGTGCCCGCGATGCAGATCCTGGCGCACCGGATGGTATGGTCCCTTTTGCTGGTTTTCGGCATTTTGCTCGTGCGCAGGCGCTGGACCTGGATGCGCCTGCTACGCGAACAACCGGCCGTGCTCGCGCGCTTTGCCGCCAGTGCGTTGCTGCTGGCCTGCAACTGGGGCACCTATATCTGGGCAGTGAATCATGACCATGTGGTCGAGGCGAGCCTGGGCTACTACATCAATCCGCTCATGAACGTCGCCCTGGGCACGGTCATTCTGCATGAGCGTTTGCGCCCGGCGCAGTGGGTGGCAGTGGCGATCGCCGCCTGCGGTGTGGCCTGGATGACCACTGAAGTCGGGCACGTGCCATGGATTGCGCTTTCGCTGGCGGTCACTTTCGCCGGGTACAGCTTGCTGCGCAAGACGGCGCCGCTGGGGTCGCTTGAGGGGCTCGCAGTCGAAACAGCGGTCCTTTTTCCCCTGGCGTTGGTCTACCTGGGCTGGGAGGGCGCGCACGGCGCCAATGCGTTTGCCACCGGCAACTGGAGCCTGCGCTGGCTGCTGATCGCCGCTGGGCCCGTGACCACGATACCCCTGCTGCTTTTCGCTGCTGGAGCGAGGCGCATCCCCTTCTCGTTACTGGGGATTCTGCAATACCTCACGCCCACGGTCCTGCTTGGTCTGGGGGTCTGGCTCTATCACGAGCCATTTGGCGTCGACAAGGCGATCGGCTTCGGGCTGGTGTGGGTTGGCATAGCCGTGTATCTGGCCGAAGGGCTGGTGCGGCTGCGCTGGCGCAGCGTCGCCGCCTGA
- the upp gene encoding uracil phosphoribosyltransferase — protein MDLPMLQVVQHPLVQHKLTLARSRDTTTDNFRRLVREIAAMLAYEATRDLPTQLVDVSTPVADCRMPILAGKKLCLVSILRAGNGMLDGMIDLLPNARVGHIGLYRDPATLEPVEYYFKVPDDMAERLVIVVDPMLATGNSAAAALSRLKQAGATTLKLVNLLAAPEGVRTVHRAHPDVPITLAAVDEGLNEHGYIVPGLGDAGDRIFGTK, from the coding sequence ATGGATCTGCCCATGCTCCAAGTCGTCCAGCATCCGCTTGTGCAGCACAAGCTCACGCTTGCGCGTAGCCGTGATACCACCACAGACAACTTCCGGCGGCTCGTGCGTGAAATCGCCGCGATGCTGGCGTATGAGGCCACGCGTGATTTGCCCACGCAGCTGGTGGATGTGAGTACTCCGGTTGCCGATTGCCGCATGCCCATCCTTGCCGGCAAGAAGCTGTGTCTGGTGTCAATCCTGCGCGCCGGCAATGGCATGCTCGACGGCATGATCGATCTGTTGCCGAACGCACGCGTGGGCCACATTGGCCTGTACCGGGATCCCGCCACCCTGGAGCCGGTGGAGTATTACTTCAAGGTGCCCGATGACATGGCCGAGCGTCTGGTGATTGTGGTCGACCCCATGCTGGCGACGGGCAATTCGGCAGCCGCGGCCCTGTCCCGGCTGAAACAGGCGGGGGCCACCACGCTCAAGCTCGTCAATCTTTTGGCTGCGCCAGAAGGCGTGCGCACCGTGCACCGAGCCCATCCCGACGTCCCCATCACCCTTGCCGCGGTCGACGAGGGTTTGAATGAACATGGCTACATCGTCCCCGGCCTGGGCGATGCGGGTGATCGCATTTTTGGCACGAAGTGA
- a CDS encoding amino acid ABC transporter substrate-binding protein yields the protein MQIRMPKAMKAMAAAGALTLSTLGAHAATAPAELKIGTLYATSGPFAVASQGQYEGLQFWAAAVNKDGGVFVKSFDKKIPVKIVAYDDQSSTSTATTLYNQLITQDKVDILVADFGSVLTSVAVPLAAEHHMLLIDPTGSGANFFTKKTDYLADVSIPSSTVWPVPLGKYVLQQKIKRVAIVYDANDFDASQANTLKDVLVKGGVTPVYFHAVPTSESNYTILLHTVAATNPDAVLEFGYAPNDIAFLRALSQSGLHFNMTFTIFPGQLLSLITKNVGAKALAYTYTYPTPPLVKYDKVSYGMNTAQFVQAFQAAQHKEPNFLDSAGYNTGLIIQHMLDMAPKFEQLAFHQALMDMSGKTTTLLGEFKINENGAQLGQPFPVAQLVPEGSGTKIVVVYPDDKATGKAVYPAPKP from the coding sequence ATGCAAATACGCATGCCCAAAGCCATGAAAGCCATGGCAGCAGCCGGCGCCCTCACCCTGTCCACGCTCGGCGCACACGCCGCAACGGCCCCAGCAGAACTCAAGATCGGCACGCTGTATGCGACGAGCGGCCCATTCGCGGTGGCCTCGCAGGGGCAGTACGAAGGCTTGCAGTTCTGGGCGGCCGCAGTCAACAAGGACGGCGGCGTATTTGTGAAATCGTTTGACAAGAAAATTCCGGTCAAGATCGTGGCCTACGACGACCAGAGTTCCACCTCCACGGCAACCACGCTGTACAACCAGCTCATTACGCAGGACAAGGTGGACATCCTGGTGGCCGACTTCGGCTCCGTGCTCACGTCCGTTGCGGTCCCGCTGGCGGCCGAGCACCATATGTTGCTGATCGATCCAACGGGTTCCGGAGCCAACTTCTTCACCAAGAAGACCGACTACCTGGCCGATGTGAGCATTCCGTCGTCGACCGTGTGGCCTGTGCCCCTTGGGAAGTATGTGCTGCAGCAGAAAATCAAACGTGTTGCCATCGTCTATGACGCCAACGACTTCGATGCATCGCAAGCCAACACCCTCAAGGACGTCCTGGTCAAGGGCGGTGTGACCCCGGTGTATTTCCACGCCGTGCCGACCAGCGAGTCGAACTACACCATTCTTCTGCACACCGTGGCGGCCACAAACCCGGATGCCGTGCTGGAGTTCGGCTATGCGCCCAACGACATCGCCTTTTTGCGCGCGCTGTCGCAAAGCGGGCTGCACTTCAACATGACGTTCACGATCTTCCCCGGTCAGCTTCTGAGCCTGATCACGAAGAACGTGGGGGCCAAGGCTCTGGCCTACACCTACACCTACCCCACGCCCCCGCTCGTGAAATACGACAAGGTGAGCTATGGCATGAACACTGCACAGTTCGTGCAGGCCTTCCAGGCAGCCCAGCACAAGGAGCCCAATTTCCTGGATTCGGCTGGCTACAACACGGGCCTGATCATCCAGCACATGCTGGACATGGCGCCCAAGTTTGAACAACTCGCTTTTCATCAGGCATTGATGGACATGTCGGGCAAGACCACCACGCTGCTGGGTGAGTTCAAGATCAACGAAAACGGAGCGCAACTCGGGCAGCCCTTCCCTGTGGCCCAGCTCGTTCCGGAAGGCAGTGGCACCAAGATTGTCGTGGTGTACCCCGACGACAAGGCAACGGGCAAGGCCGTATACCCGGCGCCGAAACCCTGA
- a CDS encoding LemA family protein encodes MFLVVVIAALAVALLLYGVMIYNNLVGLKHAVAQAWSNIDVLLKQRHDELPKLVEVCKQSMHFEQETLDRVIRARQQVQEARAAQNVGALGRAEGALHGSMARLFAVAESYPDLKTNESFGHLQARISGLEESIADRREFYNAAVNANNVRIEQFPDVLVARLFSFNPAVFFKVVDADKADVDLKISFGGAA; translated from the coding sequence ATGTTCCTCGTCGTCGTCATCGCAGCCCTTGCCGTTGCCCTGCTGCTCTACGGGGTGATGATCTACAACAACCTCGTGGGCCTCAAGCATGCGGTTGCGCAGGCTTGGTCCAACATCGACGTCCTGCTCAAGCAGCGTCACGACGAACTGCCCAAGCTTGTGGAGGTCTGCAAGCAGTCGATGCACTTCGAGCAAGAAACACTCGATCGCGTGATCCGCGCGCGTCAACAGGTACAGGAGGCGCGTGCCGCGCAGAACGTTGGCGCGCTCGGCCGTGCCGAGGGTGCGCTGCACGGCAGCATGGCAAGGCTTTTTGCGGTCGCCGAAAGCTACCCCGATCTGAAGACCAACGAAAGCTTCGGTCATCTGCAGGCGCGGATCAGCGGCCTGGAGGAGAGCATCGCGGACCGGCGCGAGTTCTACAACGCAGCGGTCAACGCCAACAATGTGCGCATCGAGCAATTCCCCGACGTGCTGGTTGCGCGGCTGTTCAGCTTTAACCCTGCGGTCTTCTTTAAAGTCGTCGATGCCGACAAGGCCGACGTGGATCTGAAGATTTCTTTCGGCGGGGCAGCGTGA
- a CDS encoding ABC transporter ATP-binding protein — translation MATLLEVQGLETGYGPLQILWGIDLNVSAGETVLLLGANSAGKTTLLRSLIGLLPSWRGTIRFDGERIDGFAPDQRIRRGIAFMSELGVFPTLSIDENIALGGYFLPDAQVRRRRDQLFQVFPDLAAKRRDAAGSLSGGQRKMLGIAKVLVSEPRLLLMDEPSSGLAPVFVKQVIDVLKTTIGGGTSLLIAEQNVAFLALADRGYLIDHGKVKLSGTRTELQTSSAVRETYFGL, via the coding sequence ATGGCAACGCTGCTCGAAGTGCAGGGTTTGGAAACAGGGTATGGCCCGCTGCAGATCCTCTGGGGTATCGACCTGAATGTCTCCGCTGGTGAGACGGTGTTGCTGCTGGGTGCCAACAGCGCCGGCAAAACCACGCTGTTGCGCAGCCTGATCGGCCTGCTGCCCAGTTGGCGCGGCACGATCCGTTTTGATGGCGAACGCATCGACGGGTTCGCGCCCGACCAGCGCATCCGCCGCGGCATTGCATTCATGTCCGAGCTTGGCGTGTTCCCCACCTTGTCCATCGATGAGAACATCGCCCTTGGTGGCTACTTCTTGCCCGATGCGCAGGTGCGGCGGCGCCGCGACCAGTTGTTCCAGGTCTTTCCCGATCTCGCCGCCAAGCGACGCGACGCTGCCGGGTCCCTGTCAGGCGGGCAGCGCAAGATGCTCGGCATTGCCAAGGTGCTCGTGTCTGAACCACGTCTTCTGCTCATGGATGAGCCGTCATCGGGCCTGGCCCCGGTTTTCGTCAAACAGGTGATTGACGTGCTCAAGACGACGATCGGCGGCGGCACATCCCTGCTGATTGCGGAGCAAAACGTGGCCTTCCTCGCTCTCGCTGATCGCGGCTATCTGATCGACCACGGCAAGGTCAAGCTCAGTGGCACGCGCACCGAACTGCAGACAAGCAGCGCGGTGCGCGAGACGTACTTCGGACTGTGA
- a CDS encoding solute carrier family 23 protein produces MADAYFPKWRLNTGGVVAPDERLPPAQTLAMGLQHVVAMFGSTVFAPLLMGFSPNIAILMSGVGTLIFFLVVGGRVPSYLGSSFSFIGVVIAASGYSGGGMNPNIAVALGGIVACGVVYAAIGLIVMGIGTRWIERLMPPVVTGSVVAVIGLNLAPIAIKSHGASNFEDWMAVVTFLAVGLVAVYTRGMVQRLLILVGLVIASVVYAILANGLGLGTPMNFSDLAGAAWFGLPNFTAPVFNPRAMTLIVPVVVILVAENLGHIKAVTAMTGQNLDRYMGRAFLGDGLATIVSGAAGGTGVTTYAENIGVMAATKIYSTLIFATAAVVAIVLGFSPKFGALIHLIPAPVLRGVAIVIFGLIAVSGARIWVDNKVDFSESRNLIIVAITLMLGTADFTLKFGGFALGGIGTATFGAILLYALLGPKGGEPARQSDRLLDALE; encoded by the coding sequence ATGGCTGATGCGTATTTTCCCAAATGGCGCTTGAATACCGGGGGCGTCGTTGCGCCTGACGAGCGCTTACCCCCGGCCCAGACACTGGCGATGGGTTTGCAGCATGTGGTGGCCATGTTCGGCTCTACCGTCTTTGCTCCGCTGTTGATGGGTTTCTCGCCCAACATCGCGATTCTGATGAGCGGGGTGGGCACGCTGATTTTCTTTCTTGTCGTGGGCGGCAGGGTGCCAAGCTACCTGGGCTCGTCGTTCTCGTTCATCGGCGTGGTCATCGCCGCCAGCGGTTATTCGGGCGGTGGCATGAATCCCAACATCGCTGTGGCGCTGGGCGGCATCGTTGCCTGTGGCGTGGTGTATGCGGCAATCGGCCTGATCGTGATGGGCATAGGCACGCGCTGGATCGAGCGCCTGATGCCTCCGGTCGTCACCGGCTCCGTGGTTGCCGTGATTGGCCTGAATCTTGCCCCCATCGCCATCAAATCGCATGGCGCGAGCAACTTCGAGGACTGGATGGCCGTGGTGACGTTCCTGGCGGTCGGACTGGTCGCGGTGTACACGCGGGGTATGGTGCAGCGACTGCTCATCCTGGTCGGACTCGTCATTGCCAGCGTCGTCTACGCCATCCTGGCCAATGGTCTGGGTCTGGGTACGCCGATGAACTTCTCGGACCTGGCCGGCGCCGCCTGGTTTGGCCTGCCAAACTTCACGGCGCCCGTGTTCAACCCCAGAGCGATGACATTGATCGTGCCTGTGGTGGTGATCCTCGTCGCGGAGAATCTTGGGCACATCAAGGCCGTTACGGCCATGACCGGGCAGAATCTCGATCGCTACATGGGTCGCGCCTTTCTCGGCGATGGGCTTGCAACCATCGTTTCGGGCGCGGCGGGTGGAACCGGGGTTACCACGTATGCGGAGAACATTGGCGTGATGGCGGCGACCAAAATCTACTCCACGCTCATCTTCGCCACGGCCGCGGTTGTCGCCATCGTCCTGGGCTTCAGCCCCAAGTTCGGCGCGCTCATTCACCTCATCCCGGCGCCGGTGCTGCGCGGCGTAGCCATCGTGATTTTCGGGCTCATCGCCGTGTCGGGCGCGCGCATCTGGGTGGACAACAAGGTGGACTTCTCCGAAAGTCGCAACCTCATCATCGTCGCCATTACGCTCATGCTGGGTACGGCGGACTTCACATTGAAGTTTGGCGGCTTTGCCTTGGGCGGCATCGGGACCGCGACCTTCGGCGCCATATTGCTTTATGCGCTTCTGGGGCCGAAGGGCGGGGAACCGGCGCGGCAGAGCGACCGTCTGCTGGATGCCCTCGAGTAG